The window AAATGCACCTGTGCCCGCAATAATTTCAGGCTATCAGTCATGGCGTAAGCCGTCTGACAAACCGTAAATGCGGCAAGTAATATCAGTAAAGTAAAATTGTCGGTATTGCGATCCAACCAAAACAGCCAAGCACAAAAGAGTAACAGTGCGAGCCAATAAGCTGCCACTAAAAACGAGGCAGTTTGCGGGGAGAATGGCAATAACACCAATCCCGCAAGTAAGAGTACCGCTAAAATCGTCGCAATAGGTTTTAAATTACCTTTGTAATTTGTCCACTCAAGCATGGAAGCCGTCAGAAAGCCGCCGTATGCCGCGGGCAGCATAAATTCTAAGAAAATTTTGCGGTGTAGGATGAGATCATCGGGGTTGATGAAAAAGCTCAAGGCACCAATAATCGCAAGAATGGCTGCACCAACAAAAAAGGGTCGCATCGGATGGGTAAAGAAATTATTCATAATAATGGATTCCTTGAAATTCGCGTGCGACTACGGTTTCTTCAAAGGCTGAATTGCGTTCGGATAATGGCGTTGGCAAGGTAATCACATTTTGCACATCCATCCCTTTTGGAGAAAGCTGCATAATCTCTCGGCTTAATCGAGCTGCTTCAAAACGATCGTGCGTCACTAAAATACAGGCCATGCCTTGTTGCTCAATTTTTTCCACTAACATAGTGGCTAAAATATCACGTAAATCGCGATCCAAACCGACAAAAGGTTCATCCAATAAGGCTAAATCACAGCCACATAGCAATAGACGCAAAAATGCCACGCGTTTTGCCATACCGCCCGATAATTCGGTCGGGTATTTATTCAAATCACCCGAAGAAAGCCCAATCTTTTCTGCCAGCGCAATGATTTCATATTCATTTGGTTCATCCATAAAAATGGCGATATTCTGCATAGCCGTGAGATTTTCTAATAGACGATTTTCTTGGAACAGAAAGCCTGTTTTACGAAATGTATTATTGATTTCGCCCGATTTTGGCGTTTCCAAACCTGAAATTAAACGTAGCACAGTGGTTTTGCCACAACCGCTTGGACCGAATAACGTTTTCACTTCGCCCGGTTGTAAATCCATACTGAAATCGCGAACGATGGGATCGCGGAGAATTTCAAAACGCACATTCTTTAAACTCAGCATTATCTTCTCCACGGCATAAACAGGATTTCCAATGGCTTGGTAATCAAATATTCAAAGAGGGAAACAAACACAATCACCAACAGCACATAAGCCATGACCGTTGATGTATCTAACATGGCTCTGGCATCGGCAATTTTCGCGCCTACACCCTCATTGGCGCCTAAAAGCTCAGCCATAATCACGACTTTCACGCCCATAGCCACCGCGACGCCAATGCTGGAAATCACATAGCCCGTGAGATGGGGAACATACAAATAGCGGATTTTTTTCCACAATCCGAGTTTGTACGCATCAAACAATTCTTCATGTTGTTTGTTTACACTTGCCATGCCCATGGCGGCACTGGCAAAGGTCAGCGGGGCGACTAATACGATAATGGTAAATAGCACGCTAGGATTGCCAAAGCCAAACCAAAATAATGCCATCACGACCCAAATAATTGGCGGCATGGCTAACAAAATCGTAATGATGGGTTTAAGCAATGCCATAGCGGTTTTAAAGCTGCCCGCAATCAGCCCAGCGGCTAAGCCTGCGACTAATGCAATGGTAATGCCTACCACGGAACGCCATAACGAAATGCCGATTTCGTTTTGTTGGAAATGGTCAAGCAGCTCAAGGGCTTTTTGAAAAACATCCGCGGGAGCAGGCAGCATAAATTCACCAAATACTGCGCTGCCCCAAGCCCACAAGGCAACCACCATCATCGCCACACTCAAGCCAGTAAAGCCGCTCCAGAGATAGTCGATGATGTACAACAGAACAGGTTGTGGTTTACGGATTTTGTCAGTTTTAATCATGTGTTGTGATTCAGTTTCAAATTAAGCCAAGAAGAATTTATCATCTGGCAATTTACCACCTAATAGTTTTGGATTGAACGCCATCAAGGTTTCATAGAATTGCATGATTTCATTCTTCAGTTCACTGGCTTTGGTCACCGTTAAGCGCGCACCGTCTAAGCCCATTTCAATAGCGGCTTCTGGAGCAGGAAGATAATTAGCGCCAATTTCAGCCGCACTTTTGCGGTTCGCCATAATCCAATTTAATGCATCACTTAAATCTTGGTGAAGTAGATCAAACTCCACCTTGTGTGCGTGGAAGTATTCTTCATTGGCAATAATGCCTGCCATTGGAATAAGCGGTTTTGTATTAAATGCTTGTCCCCATTCTTTCACTAAATCGAAGCCACGTACAATCTCTGTACCAACAATTTTAGCTTTCTGCACAACGGCGCTCGCCATCGGTTCTGGCAGAATGGCAGCATGGAAATCTTTCAGTAAGAACAAGCCAATTGCTTCGGTTGGTGTGGCGGCATAAGTGATCTCTACTTTATTGATATCAATATTCAGTTTTTTTAGTAAAGCTTGCAATACGATGTCAGGCATATCGTTTTTAAATGGTACAAGGATTTTTTTACCCACCAATTCTTGCGGTGAAGTGATAGGCGTACTTTTACACATTAACTGCGTAATGCCATTGGTAAGAATATTTACTATGCCAACTTGTTGCCCTTGATTACGTAAATTCACGCCCACATTACTTGGGCTCATCATCACTTTAAATTGCCCACTTGCTACACCCGCACGCAATTGATCTGGCGAACGCCAAATCTCTAATGCGACATCCGCTTGTTTGGCTAATTTACCTTGTGCTGCTGCCACTGCAATGGTCACACTTGGCATCGCTGGTGCACCATAAATGGTAAATTGTTCTTTTGTTGCCGCAAAGAGAGAAGGCGACATGCCCGCTGCCGTAAGTGCTGCGCTCATTCTTAAAAAATCACGTCTATTCATTGCCATGGTTATCTCCTTATTGAATCAGGGCTAATACCTGTATTTTGATAATAGTTTTTATTCATTATCTTACTCGCCGTGACTAAAGTAAAGAAAGACAAAAGTGCGGTTGGATTTTTAGGCGTTTTTTAATTTCTTTTAAATTTTGACCGCACTTTCAGCGAGTGTTATTACTAATAGCGAGAGAGGATTATTGTACGAATGTCGTGTCATGTTTTACGTGGTATGATTAGATTGAAAGATATCTCAAAGGTTAGTCAAAAAATGAAAATACAGAATGTGTTACTCACCGGTGTTTTAATGTATTCCTCTTTCGCGCTAAGCGCCGATACCCAAACGCAACTTGTGACGAAAGAACAAGCCTTACAGCTGGCCGAAAATTATGTAATACAGCATTATGGAAATCAAACGGCTCAAGCACAAAAGCCATATCAGATTAAAAGAGAGGGAGAGTATTGGATTGTTACTGGAAATCCACCCAAAGTTCTGGGCGGCAATTTTCTTGTGGTGTTGGGTGAGAAAGGAAAATTAGAAAAAATCACCCATACCAAGTAGAAAGATTTTTACGATATTAGCCCTAAAACAGATCATTTTTTATACAAAAATTTACATATCTTTAAGTTTTTTGTAAAAAAATCCAGAAATCTTTACATATATTTACATAACTCAAGTTTTACCTTAATTAATTGTAATTTTAAGTAAATCCTTTTTATTGTGCTTTCTTTTTGTACAGAGTTCGCTTAAAATGAGCTGTTCCGACCAGAAAGGAAGGGGGAACTGTGGTCAAAATTTGTGGTCGTCGCCTTTCTGACGTTGAATTTTTCGGCGCTGTTGCATGAGTGACAGCTTCTTAATCATCCTAATAAAAGGAATAATTTTATATGAACAAAGTGTTTAAAGTTATTTGGAATCATGCGACACAAACGTGGACAGCTGTTTCTGAACTTGGGCATGCTAAGGGTAAAACCAAATCTAAAAAAATCGTGAAATTAACCGCACTTGCAGGTGCTGTTGTAACTGCATTAGGTGTTTCGCAAGCGGCTCAGGCTGGAGTAGATCTTGGAAATTCTGCAGTTAATATTTCTCCAAATGCTTATAATGGTTCGAACAGAGTTGGTGTGAATTCTATTGTTGTAGGTTATCAAAACACTACTGATGGTAACGACGGTACAACTGCTTTAGGTGCTCATAACGAAGCAAAAGGAAATTCTGCTTTAGCAATAGGTAATCAGAACAGGGCAACTGCTGGTGCATCAACTGCAATAGGGGTGGGTTCTACAGCAAGTGGTGAAGCCTCTGTTGCTATCGGTAACGTAGCCCAAGCAACTCAAATTCGTGCAACAGCTGTAGGTAACCGTGCAACTGCGACTCAAGATTCTGCAAGTGCATACGGTAACCGTGCAAATGCTGATGCTCAATTTGCAACCGCTATCGGTGATAATTCTCATGCAAGTGCTGCGGCTGTTGCTGTAGGTTCTCACGCAGATGCTTCACATCAAGATTCTATCGCTATTGGTCATAACGCTCATGGTGCTTGGACCAATGCTATTGCTGTCGGTAAAGATTCTGTAGCAAGCCAAGACCATGCAATTGCAACTGGTACTAGTGCAAATGCGTCTGGTGTTCAATCAGTTGGTGTGGGTTCTTATACTAAAGCGGCAGGTAATTTAACTGTTGCTGTTGGTCCATACGCTCAGGCAAATAAAGAAGCGGCTATCGCTGTGGGTTCTAATGCGACCGCAACTGAAACTAACTCTGTTGCTGTAGGTCAAACTGCGACTGCATCTAAAAATAATGCAATTGCTATCGGTACTAAAACTCAATCTGCTGGCGATAACGCAATTGGTATCGGTGCTTATGCTGAATCAACTGCAGCGCGTGCTACAGCGGTAGGTGTGTTATCACAAGCTAATGGCGCAGGTTCATTCGCAGGTGGTGCATCTGCTCAAGCAACAGGTGAAAACTCTGTGGCGATTGGTGGAGCACAAGATGGTACTTTAGGTAATAAAGCAGGTACTGCGGCTAAAGCAACTGCTGGTAATGCTGTTTCTATCGGTACAAATGCTACAGCATCTATCAAAGATTCAGTTGCATTAGGTTCAAACTCTACTACTTCAAATTTTGTTCCAACCAATACAGCAACTGTTGGTTCTTTAACTTATAGTGGTTTTGCGGGTAACACGAGTGCATTAGGTAATGGAGCGGTTGTATCTGTGGGTACAGCAGGTAGCGAGCGTCAAATTCAAAATGTAGCGGCTGGTCGTATTACTAAAACTTCAACTGATGCGATCAATGGTTCACAGCTTTACACTGTAGCAAACGAGTTAGATGACAAAATTAATAATCATCACTGGGTTGTAAGCGGTAATACCACTGTTAATGCTCAACAACCTAAAGAATCAAATGTTTATCACAAAGATGTCGTTGAATTCCAAAATGGTCAAGGCACGACTGCAACAGTGGTAAATACTCCTGCTTCGAAGAATAGCGTAGGACAGACTGTTCCTGGAAAAACGATTGTTAAATATAACGCAAATATCGTAGCTGGAAATAACACAACAGTTGAATACAACGCTGATGGCTCAGTTAAAATTAGTGCGAATGTATCTGGCGGTACAGATACTACTGCAGAAGTGATCACCGGTTCTCCAAATGCATTAACTGTAACGAATTCAACAGCAAATAATGTAACAACTTACAATGTAAGTGTAAAAACAGGTGATATTTCTACTACAACTGCAGGTGCGGCTACCTATAAAGATAGTGACAATGCAGGTGGTAATTATGGTTCTCGTTTAACTAACGTAAGTACCGTAACAAATATCGTGAATAATGTTTCATGGCATTTGAATTCTGAAGCGGTATCGGGAACAAGCGGTAAACTTGTTGCTGGTAGTGATACTGAAGCTTCAAATGTTCATGCATCAAACACCGTAAACATTAATGCGGGTGACAACATTGCGATCAAACGTAATGGTAATACCATTGAAATCAGCTCAACCGCTGGTGCGAAAGGTGATACCGGTGCGACTGGTGCTAAAGGTGACACTGGTGCAGCAGGTGCGAAAGGTGATACTGGGGACAAAGGTGAAGACGGTACTAGCTTTAGCGCTGAAGTTGTAAATAATGGTGACGGCACCCATACTATCACTGTTACTAATGAAAGTGATGGTTCAGTGACCACTACTATCGTAAAAGATGGTAAAAACGGTAAAGATGGTGCAACCGGTGCTACAGGTGCAGCAGGTAAAGACGGTAAGAACGCAGAAGCGACAGTTGTAAATAACAACAACGGTACCCACACAGTCACTATCGTAGATGGTAACGGTCAAACCACTTCAACTATCGTGAAAGATGGTGCAACTGGTGCAGCAGGTAAAGACGGTAAGAACGCAGAAGCGACAGTTGTAAATAACAACAACGGTACCCACACAGTCACTATTGTAGACGGTAACGGTCAAACCACTTCAACTGTTGTTAAAGACGGTGCAACTGGTGCGAAAGGTGATACTGGTGCGAAAGGTGATACTGGTGCAGCAGGTAAAGACGGTAAGAACGCAGAAGCGACAGTTGTAAATAACAACAACGGTACCCACACAGTGACTATCGTAGACGGTAACGGTCAAACCACTTCAACTATCGTGAAAGATGGTGCGACTGGTGCCGCAGGTAAAGATGGTAAGAACGCAGAAGCGACAGTTGTAAATAACAACAACGGTACCCACACAGTCACTATCGTAGACGGTAATGGTCAAACCACTTCAACTGTTGTTAAAGACGGTGCAACTGGTGCGAAAGGTGATACTGGTGCGAAAGGTGATACTGGTGCAGCAGGTAAAGACGGTAAGAACGCAGAAGCGACAGTTGTAAATAACAACAACGGTACGCATACTGTGACTATCGTAGACGGTAACGGTCAAACCACTTCAACTATCGTGAAAGATGGTGCAACCGGTGCCGCAGGTAAAGATGGTAAAAATGCTGAAGCTAAAGTTGTAGATAACAACAACGGCACACACACAGTGACTATCGTAGATGGTAACGGTCAAACCACTTCAACTATCGTGAAAGATGGTGCAACCGGTGCGAAAGGTGATACTGGTGCAGCAGGTAAAGACGGTAAGAACGCAGAAGCGACAGTTGTAAATAACAACAACGGTACGCATACTGTGACTATCGTAGACGGTAACGGTCAAACCACTTCAACTATCGTGAAAGATGGTGCGACTGGTGCAGCAGGTAAAGACGGTAAGAACGCAGAAGCGACAGTTGTAAATAACAACAACGGTACGCATACTGTGACTATCGTAGATGGTAACGGTCAAACCACTTCAACTATCGTGAAAGATGGTGCAACCGGTGCCGCAGGTAAAGATGGTAAAAATGCTGAAGCTAAAGTTGTAGATAACAACAACGGCACACACACAGTGACTATCGTAGATGGTAACGGTCAAACCACTTCAACTATCGTGAAAGATGGTGCAACCGGTGCGAAAGGTGATACTGGTGCAGCAGGTAAAGACGGTAAGAACGCAGAAGCGACAGTTGTAAATAACAACAACGGTACGCATACTGTGACTATCGTAGACGGTAACGGTCAAACCACTTCAACTATCGTGAAAGATGGTGCGACTGGTGCAGCAGGTAAAGACGGTAAGAACGCAGAAGCGACAGTTGTAAATAACAACAACGGTACGCATACTGTGACTATCGTAGATGGTAACGGTCAAACCACTTCAACTATCGTGAAAGATGGTGCGACTGGTGCCGCAGGTAAAGATGGTAAGAACGCAGAAGCGACAGTTGTAAATAACAACAACGGTACCCACACAGTCACTATCGTAGACGGTAATGGTCAAACCACTTCAACTGTTGTTAAAGACGGTGCAACTGGTGCGAAAGGTGATACTGGTGCGAAAGGTGATACCGGTGCAGCAGGTAAAAATGCTGAAGCTAAAGTTGTAGATAACAACAACGGTACACACACAGTGACTATCGTAGACGGTAACGGTCAAACCACTTCAACTATCGTGAAAGATGGTGCAACCGGTGCCGCAGGTAAAGATGGTAAAAATGCTGAAGCTAAAGTTGTAGATAACAACAACGGTACACACACAGTGACTATCGTAGACGGTAACGGTCAAACCACTTCAACTATCGTGAAAGATGGTGCAACCGGTGCCGCAGGTAAAGATGGTAAAAATGCGGAAGCTAAAGTTGTAGATAACAACAACGGTACGCACACAGTGACTATCGTAGATGGCAACGGTCAAACTACTTCAACTATCGTTAAAGACGGTGCAACCGGTGCGAAAGGTGATACCGGTGCAGCAGGTAAAAATGCTGAAGCTAAAGTTGTAGATAACAACAATGGTACACATACAGTCACTATCGTAGATGGTAACGGTCAAACCACTTCAACCATCGTTAAAGATGGTGCAACTGGTGCAGCTGGTAAAGACGGTAAAAATGCAGAAGCTAAAGTTGTAGATAACAACAACGGTACACACACTGTCACTATCGTTGATGGTAACGGTCAAACTACTTCAACTATCGTTAAAGACGGTGCAACCGGTGCGAAAGGTGAAAAAGGTGATACTGGTGCAGCAGGTGCGAAAGGTGATACCGGTGAAGCAGGTAAAAATGCTGAAGCTAAAGTTGTAGATAACAACAATGGTACACACACAGTGACTATCGTAGATGGTAACGGTCAAACGACTTCAACTATCGTGAAAGATGGTGCAACCGGTGCCGCAGGTAAAGACGGTAAAAATGCTGAAGCTAAAGTTGTAGATAACAACAACGGTACGCACACAGTGACTATCGTAGATGGTAACGGTCAAACTACTTCAACTATCGTTAAAGACGGTGCAACCGGTGCGAAAGGTGATACTGGTGCGAAAGGTGATACCGGTGCCGCAGGTAAAGATGGTAAAAATGCGGAAGCTAAAGTTGTAGATAACAACAACGGTACGCACACAGTGACTATCGTAGATGGTAACGGTCAAACTACTTCAACTATCGTGAAAGATGGTGCAACCGGTGCAGCAGGTAAGAATGCTGAAGCTAAAGTTGTAGATAACAACAACGGCACACACACTGTCACTATCGTAGATGGTAACGGTCAAACTACTTCAACTATCGTTAAAGACGGTGCAACCGGTGCGAAAGGTGATACTGGTGCGAAAGGTGATACCGGTGCAGCAGGTAAGAATGCTGAAGCTAAAGTTGTAGATAACAACAACGGTACGCACACAGTGACTATCGTAGATGGTAACGGTCAAACTACTTCAACTATCGTGAAAGATGGTGCAACCGGTGCCGCAGGTAAAGATGGTAAAAATGCTGAAGCTAAAGTTGTAGATAACAACAACGGTACGCACACAGTGACTATCGTAGATGGTAACGGTCAAACTACTTCAACTATCGTTAAAGACGGTGCAACTGGTGCGAAAGGTGATACTGGTGCGAAAGGTGATACCGGTGCAGCAGGTAAGAATGCTGAAGCTAAAGTTGTAGATAACAACAATGGTACACACACAGTGACTATCGTAGACGGCAACGGTCAAACTACTTCAACTATCGTGAAAGATGGTGCAACCGGTGCAGCAGGTAAGAATGCTGAAGCTAAAGTTGTAGATAACAACAACGGTACGCACACAGTGACTATCGTAGATGGTAACGGTCAAACTACTTCAACTATCGTTAAAGACGGTGCAACCGGTGCGAAAGGTGACACAGGTGAGAAAGGTGACACTGGTGCGACAGGTGATAAAGGTCAAGACGGTACAAGCGTTACAGGTAACGTTGTAGATAATGGCGATGGCACTCATACAATTACCATTGAAGACTTAGGTACTGGCTCAATTACTACTACTATCGTAAAAGATGGTAAAAACGGTAAAGATGGTGCTACAGGTGCAACTGGTGCAGACGGTAAGAACGCTGAAGCTGATGTTAAAGACAACGGCGACGGTACTCACACTGTAACCATCAAAGATGGTAACGGTAACACCACAACCACTATCGTGAAAGACGGTGCAACTGGAGCTAAAGGTGACACTGGTGCGACAGGTGATAAAGGTCAAGACGGTACAAGCGTTACAGGTAACGTTGTAGATAATGGCGATGGCACTCATACAATTACCATTGAAGACTTAGGTACTGGCTCAATTACTACTACTATCGTAAAAGATGGTAAAAACGGTAAAGATGGTGCTACAGGTGCAACTGGTGCAGACGGTAAGAACGCTGAAGCTAATGTTAAAGACAACGGCAACGGTACTCACACTGTAACCATCAAAGACGGCAACGGTAACACTACAACCACTATCGTGAAAGACGGTGCGACTGGTGCAGATGGTAAGAATGCAGAAGCGGAAGTTAAAGACAACGGCGACGGCACTCATACTGTGACCATTAAAGATGGTAACGGTAAAACTACTACTACTGTTGTTAAAGATGGAGCAACCGGTGCGAAAGGTGATACTGGTGCAGATGGTAAGAATGCAGAAGCGGAAGTTAAAGACAACGGCGACGGTACTCACACTGTAACCATTAAAGATGGTAACGGTAATACCTCAACCACTATCGTGAAAGACGGTGCAACTGGTGCAGATGGTAAGAATGCTGAAGCAGATGTTAAAGACAACGGTGATGGCACTCATACTGTGACCATTAAAGATGGTAACGGTAAAACTACTACTACTATCGTTAAAAACGGTGAAGACGGTAAGAATGCACAAGCTGAAGTGAAAGACAACGGCAACGGTACTCACACAGTCACTATCGTGGATGGTAACGGTAAACAAACTGTAACAACCATTAGAAATGGTAAAGACGGTAGAGACGGTAAAGATGCCGATGGTACATTTGGTTTAGTTGATGAAACTGGTTCAAGCCAAGGTACAATCACGAAGAAACTGAATAACACAATTCAGATTAAAGGTGATGCAGGTACTAAGGTTAAAGTTTACGATAAACAAACCGGTAAAACTGTTGAGAAAGAAGTTCAAAATATCTTCGTTAAGAAAGATGGCGATGCATTAAAAGTAAGTCTGAACCCAGATGTAACTGTTAATAGCGTAACAACAAATGAACTTAAAGCAGGTCCAGTAACCATCAACCAAGACGGTATCGATGCAGGCAACAAGACTATCCAAAATGTTGCTCCAGGTGTTAAAGATACTGATGCTGTAAACGTTTCACAATTACGTAGTAACATCACCAATGTTAACAACCGCATTGATGGTGTACGTAAAGAAGCTCGCGGCGGTATCGCAGGTGCTAACGCAGCAGCAGGTTTACCTCAAGTTTACATCCCAGGTAAATCAATGGTAGCTGCTTCTGCAGGTACTTTCAAAGGTGAAAGCGCTGTAGCAGTAGGTTACTCACGCTCAAGCGATAATGGTAAAGTTATCTTCAAACTTCAAGGTAACGCCAATACCCAAGGCGACGTAGGTGGCTCTGTGGGTGTAGGTTACCAATGGTAATTTAACTTCCATTAAAATAGATAAAAACCCAGCTTCGGCTGGGTTTTTTTATTTGTACCAAATTAAGGATAAAATGAGATAGAATGAACATACAATAATATTTATAAAAAAGCGTTTTGTGATTAATTAGAGAAACTTAAGGATAATGTAACTAAATGACCACTTCAGAAAAAATCAATATTGCGTTTGCGATTGATGCAAAATATACCCCCCATTTGGAAGCGTTGCTAAAGTCAATTTGTTACTATAATAAGCACGTCAATTTTTATGTCTTACATAATGACATTCCCACAGAATGGTTTGAGGGGATTCGATGTAAATTAGAGAAAATGGGGCATAACCTTTTTTCTATTCATATTTCTGACGATATTTTTAAAGATTATAAGACGTTGGAACATATTTCTTCGTCGAGTAGTTATTATCGTCTTATGATCCCCAAACTGATTAATCAAGATCGTGTGTTATATTTGGACGCAGATATTATTGTGAATGGACCATTATCTGATTTTTATTATAGCGATCTGAATGGTGCTCCTGTAGGCGTTGTGAAAGATTATGGGATGGGGGAACACTTTCCGTTTCCTTATTTAGATGCATCAGTTTCCAAAAAATATTTCAATAGCGGTGTTCTACTGATTGATTGTGTGAAATGGCGAAATGAAGGTTTAGTCGATACGTTATTGCAAACAGTTGAAGAGTATGGTGATCAAGTGTTATATGGGGATCAGTGTATTTTAAATATCGTTTTACGAGAAAAAGCAAAATATTATAGTTTTACTGAAAATGCGCAAGTGCAATATATTGAAGCGATTAAAAATCGGCATAATATTAAGTCAATTAGCCTTGATGCCACTCCAACAATCATTCATTATGCTGCAAAGCATAAACCTTGGGATAATCAAAACCCAGCATTATTTGAGCGTGAGAAATATTGGTTTTTTCGCCATCTAGATTGGTCTTACCTTATTATGCGACCGAATAAAATTTTATAGTGTAATCTTAATTCTAGATAGCTAACGCAATTTCTCAGCAAGGTTGAGAATGAGTTTCCCAAGTATAGGTAGTGGATCGTTATTTATGAGATCTTGATATTTCAGTGTTAATTTTGTAGAACGTAGAGGTTGTTGACGAGCAACCTGTATTTGTTTCTCATCAGATGCACGATATTTATAGGCAATAAGACGAAGCTCATCAAGAGATATGTCCATATTATGGGCGAGTAAATCACGTAACTGATTTTCCCAAGCAAAATCACGAAACCCCTTTTTTTCCATCACCATCGTGATAGATTTTTCCAAGACTTTTTTAATTTGCTGAATTGTTGAGCGAATAGGATAATGCCCTAACCATAAATCATCCGTTTCGATGAACTTTGCATTAAATCGTTCAATAAACCAGTAATAGTAGTTGGCACTATTTGGTGCAATAAATACACTACTTTGAACTTCTTTTCCTTCAGCATTTCGTACGGAATGGCTGCCTATAGTTAATGTACAGGTTTCTGCAACCGCTCGTGGAATAATGACTTTTGGTGTGAGAATCTCTTCTTTTCGTTGGTCGGTAAAGTGGCAAATAAAATCCGGATCATACTCCGTAGAGCTTGGTAGATAGCCTCGCCAGGTATACATCCCAACATGATTTTGAGGAATCAGTGTGAGAAAATAATGTAATATTTCGCGAGATGGGCAATAAATTAACTCATCTGCATCAAGTGGAAAAATATAATCAATGTCAGCATCATTATTTAGAATATATTGCATCATTTGATTCATAATTCGTTCTTGAGCATATTCTAATTCATTATAGTGATAGATATGAATTAGTAATCCTTCTTGTTTAAGAAGTGTGAGAATTTCACGCGTATTGTCACTGCTATTGTGGTCAACAATATGAAGTTCATCTAATAAAGTTAAATTGTGGCGAATAAAGGTTTCAATGATATCACTTTCATTGCGC is drawn from Haemophilus parainfluenzae and contains these coding sequences:
- a CDS encoding glycosyltransferase family 8 protein, whose protein sequence is MTTSEKINIAFAIDAKYTPHLEALLKSICYYNKHVNFYVLHNDIPTEWFEGIRCKLEKMGHNLFSIHISDDIFKDYKTLEHISSSSSYYRLMIPKLINQDRVLYLDADIIVNGPLSDFYYSDLNGAPVGVVKDYGMGEHFPFPYLDASVSKKYFNSGVLLIDCVKWRNEGLVDTLLQTVEEYGDQVLYGDQCILNIVLREKAKYYSFTENAQVQYIEAIKNRHNIKSISLDATPTIIHYAAKHKPWDNQNPALFEREKYWFFRHLDWSYLIMRPNKIL
- a CDS encoding glycosyltransferase family 2 protein, whose product is MNKKFVGLSMVRNESDIIETFIRHNLTLLDELHIVDHNSSDNTREILTLLKQEGLLIHIYHYNELEYAQERIMNQMMQYILNNDADIDYIFPLDADELIYCPSREILHYFLTLIPQNHVGMYTWRGYLPSSTEYDPDFICHFTDQRKEEILTPKVIIPRAVAETCTLTIGSHSVRNAEGKEVQSSVFIAPNSANYYYWFIERFNAKFIETDDLWLGHYPIRSTIQQIKKVLEKSITMVMEKKGFRDFAWENQLRDLLAHNMDISLDELRLIAYKYRASDEKQIQVARQQPLRSTKLTLKYQDLINNDPLPILGKLILNLAEKLR